DNA from Gemmatimonadota bacterium:
TGGACCGCTTCGAAACCCATGGACGCGCCTGGCCGGCGCGCATAGCCGAGGGCGCGCCTGGCCGGCGCAGCCTGATCCAACCCAAGGAGTCGAAATGAAAATCGCACTGCAGGAAGGCCTGCTTCCAGGCGGCACGCTCGACGAAAAACTGGATTTCGCCGAGTCATTGAATGTCGAAGGTCTCGAGATATCCGGAAGGGGGCCGGCCCGGCGGATCGACGAATTGGAATCCGCGCTGCGGAACCGCGGCATCAGGCTGGTCTCGCTCTGCGGCCAGGGCACCTTCGACTTCCTGGACCCGGACTTCGACAAGCGGAACCACAGCGTTGCCGAGGCGAAGGAGAACCTGCAGGTGTGCGGGCATTTCGGCGCCGTCGGTCTCATCCTGCCGCCCATATTCGGGCCGCCGCGCCTCCCGGACCTCACGCCGCTGGCCGACGCCGTCACCCTGGAAATGCAGTTGCTGACGGAGATCGTTCGGGACCTGGCCGCATTCGCCGCGGAGCAACAGACGAAGGTGTTGCTGGAACCGTTGAACCGTTACGAGGAGCACTTGCTCAGGCAACAGGAGCGGGGCATCGAAATTATCCAGCGGGCCGGCGATCCGCCGTCGGCCAGCCTGCTGTGCGACTTCTTCCACATGCACATCGAAGAGACGGACACGCCGGCCACGCTGCGACGCATCGGAAGCCGTTACGTGGGCCACGTGCACATGGCCGATAACACCCGCCAGGAACCGGGCTCCGGGGACATCGACTGGAAGGCGGGACTTTCCGCTCTCAGGGACATCGGTTACGATGGATACCTGGCATATGAATGCGGCATCACCGGGGACAGTGATACGGAAAGAAGGGAAACCCTGTCCAGGTCCGTGCAGTTCATTCAGGACATCATCAAGGAAGGATGATGTCCCGGTTTTCGTAGCGCAGACGCATCAGGAATTCGGGGCCCAGGGTCTTCCAGATGCGCGTCACCGAGGAACGGGCCTCGATATGGAGGGGGTCCAGGGTGATTGCCTCCATGTAGGCGTCGTGGGCATCCTCCAGCCTGTCCAGCTTCTCCAGAGTCCGGGCCAGGTCGACATAGCTTTCCACCGCCCACAAACGGTCTTTGTCCCTGGTAATCGCCTCCCGGAATTCGGCCACCGCAGCTTCGTACTGGCCGGCGGCGTCATAAAGTCGGGCGGCCATCAGCCAGCACGGCACGTAGTCCACGTCCCTGATCCGGGCCATGTGCACGTAGCGGATCGCCTCCTTGACGTCTCCCCGCTCAAGGAAAAGGCGGCTCATTCCCACGTAGGCCGGAGCGTAGCCGTCATCGAGCCGCATGGTCCTGCGCAATGCCGCTTCCGCCTCGTCATGGGCACCCGATTCCAGCAGGCTCAGCGCCTTCGCGTATTCGACCTCGGGCGTATCGAGCGAACCGGAGTACTGCATGGTCTTCGCGCCGCACCCGGCGAACCCCAGGGCCACGATGGCCAGGGCCGCGATGGCCAGTCCCAGGCCGGACAGGCCCAGGCCGGACAGGCCGACCGCCGTTCTACTCACGGTACCTCCTTCACAAGAAAACGCCCTGTGGTCCGGAACGCCACAGGGTAGACAGGCGGGAAACGGGGCTCGAACCCGCGACCCTCAGCTTGGGAAGCTGATGCTCTGCCAACTGAGCTATTCCCGCGGGATGGGCAGGACCGAAGACGGCCACTGCACAAGGTATTCTAACCGGGCGACCGACGCCGTGTCAAGCGAAATCCGATCGGCGTTACGCCCGTCCCACGGCAATGCAGTTCGCGCGCGATGGACAGGAGATTACGCCAGTGCCGACAACGACCACATTCGTGTCAATGATGATGGGCCCGGGGTATGTCCCAAAACGAAATTTATGTTGATTTTTATTTCAATCAACATTGACAATATAAAAAAGTCTGTGAAACAACCATACTGCCGGGCGAGGCGCTTTCGGGCGAGGCGCTTTCGGGCGAGGCGCTTTCGGGCGAGGCCCATCCGGGCGAGGCCCATCCGAGCGAGGCGCGGGCAGGCCGGACATCCTGACGCGCGGATCAAGTCTCTAGAGTCTTCTCTTCATCGAACCGCTCCAGCGCGAGCTTGATCAGGCGGTCGATCAGGTCGGCGTAGGAAACGCCGGCGACTTCCCACAGCTTGGGAAACATGCTGATCCGGGTGAACCCGGGAATGGTATTGAGCTCGTTGACCAGGACTTCGCCGTCCTCCTTCAGGAAGAAGTCCACCCGGGACATGCCCTCGCAGGCCAGCACCCTATGGGCCCTTACGGCGGTCGCACGGATCTCATCCGTCAGTTCCGGCGGCAATTTGGCTGGAATATCCAGTTCGGCGCCGTGCTCGTCGATGTACTTCGCCTCGTAAGAATAGAACTCATGGGTGGGCCGTACCTCGCCCAGGCCGGATGCTTCGGGCCGGGCATTCCCCAGCACGGCGCATTCGATCTCGCGGCCGCTTACGCACTCTTCCACCAGGATCTTCCGGTCGTACCGGAACGCTTCCCGCACGCCCGCTTCGAATTCACGGCCATCGCGGGCCCTGGTGATGCCGACGGAGGAACCCAGGTTGGCGGGCTTGATGAAGCACGGCATCCCCAGCCGGCCCCGCACTTCATCGAAGGAGATCCGGTCTCGATCGGAGGATACGAAGGTCATGAACTCGGCGATGGCGATGCCCGCATCCCGCAACAAGCGCTTCATCACGTCCTTGTCCATGGACACCGCCGATCCCAAAACACTCGAACCGACAAAGGGCAGATTGGCCAGCTTGAGCAGGCCCTGTACCGTGCCGTCCTCGCCGAAGGGACCGTGAAGCACGGGGAAAATGACGTCTATGTCTCCGGCCGGTCGGTGCGTCGTCGTGGTCGTTACCGGATCGCTGGGCGCCCCGGGAGCGAGGGTCACCGTCTCGCTCAGGCGGTTCAGGGCGATCTGCTTCGGATCGTGGGCGTTGAGCAGGAATCCCGCCGAATCGCCCAGGTGCCACTGCC
Protein-coding regions in this window:
- a CDS encoding tetratricopeptide repeat protein, translated to MSRTAVGLSGLGLSGLGLAIAALAIVALGFAGCGAKTMQYSGSLDTPEVEYAKALSLLESGAHDEAEAALRRTMRLDDGYAPAYVGMSRLFLERGDVKEAIRYVHMARIRDVDYVPCWLMAARLYDAAGQYEAAVAEFREAITRDKDRLWAVESYVDLARTLEKLDRLEDAHDAYMEAITLDPLHIEARSSVTRIWKTLGPEFLMRLRYENRDIILP
- the ddlA gene encoding D-alanine--D-alanine ligase; the encoded protein is MKKIRVGILCGGRSAEHQVSLQSARNIVDAIDRDRYEVVLIGIDRNGQWHLGDSAGFLLNAHDPKQIALNRLSETVTLAPGAPSDPVTTTTTHRPAGDIDVIFPVLHGPFGEDGTVQGLLKLANLPFVGSSVLGSAVSMDKDVMKRLLRDAGIAIAEFMTFVSSDRDRISFDEVRGRLGMPCFIKPANLGSSVGITRARDGREFEAGVREAFRYDRKILVEECVSGREIECAVLGNARPEASGLGEVRPTHEFYSYEAKYIDEHGAELDIPAKLPPELTDEIRATAVRAHRVLACEGMSRVDFFLKEDGEVLVNELNTIPGFTRISMFPKLWEVAGVSYADLIDRLIKLALERFDEEKTLET
- a CDS encoding sugar phosphate isomerase/epimerase produces the protein MCPIHRRYGPLRNPWTRLAGAHSRGRAWPAQPDPTQGVEMKIALQEGLLPGGTLDEKLDFAESLNVEGLEISGRGPARRIDELESALRNRGIRLVSLCGQGTFDFLDPDFDKRNHSVAEAKENLQVCGHFGAVGLILPPIFGPPRLPDLTPLADAVTLEMQLLTEIVRDLAAFAAEQQTKVLLEPLNRYEEHLLRQQERGIEIIQRAGDPPSASLLCDFFHMHIEETDTPATLRRIGSRYVGHVHMADNTRQEPGSGDIDWKAGLSALRDIGYDGYLAYECGITGDSDTERRETLSRSVQFIQDIIKEG